In Thunnus thynnus chromosome 4, fThuThy2.1, whole genome shotgun sequence, the DNA window aataataataataataataataataataataatagagacaTTTTAATTATATAGAGGAGAATATGAGGAGCAGCAACGTTTCCTACAGTTTGTTTCATTATTCATATGCAGCGTATAGAGCATAATTATCGTCTTGCATGAATAAGTGAATCTGGAGAAACATCACTGCAGGGTTTAAGCTATTATTAATTTCTCATAGAACACATGAAATATGAAGAATATGGCTGTGATAAGTCAGGAACGTACCGTATTTGAGTTCACAGATCTGACCGTCCTTCTTCTTTAGTTTCTCACAGATCTTCTCCACCGGGACGTGATAGCTGAGCGGCTTCGACACCTCGTTGATGATCTTTGTTGCTGCGTCGCTCGTTGCCCCGATGTAGTAACACTAAAGATGTGaagaccagagagagagagaaaagataaaCTGACTGTTTTatagaagaaaatgtgtgttaaagTCTCTCAGTGGCTCCAAAATACCAcaactaataaaaacatatggaGGACTTTTCACGCTGAGTTCATTAGTTTATTTATCTTCTGTGGTGTCACCAGAAGAATAACTGATTATGAACATTATTAGTCCAAACAGTCATGTGTAAAAACAGGCAGAACTTTTGTCAAATTTagtgcattattattattattaatatcttAAATTTCAATAACTTGTTAGTAAACAGCTGTTTATTTCAGTTATAGGAAACAAACTGTAAGTTTTAGCTGTAACATATCTGgattttatacagtataataataataataataataataataataataataataataattataatattaataatctgCAACAACATTTAGCATTTTCTCTTACTGCTCTTGACAAGCGAACATTTAAAACTattaatttcagaaaaacaaGTGAAGAAATGTGAATCCTTCTTATTGGTGACACCATTTAACTTCCATACAGTCAGACACAAAGGACCAGATGAAGATAGTGTTTTGTACTGAACATTGATTTTAAGATAATTTCACGCTTTTAAGAGGATTAATACAtgtttctgttcatgttttGCAACAGCTGCTGTCGCTATGACAACCACAGACTCATCTGCCTCCAGTTAACAGCCGAGcagtttgtttctctgataactttaagatccagacgtccgatgactaaaatccttcatccggttaaaagatTCAGTTAAAACGACTAAAAAACAAAccatgtaatgtaaaaatgtggcttaaaactggataaaaagtcaGTTTGTGACGGTTTCTGGTGAACAACCACAAAGCCGACTATTTATCATCGTTGCTCGTGCAACAGACGGGTGGAGAGGATACAACGGCACCGACAGGCGACCGAATCAAACAGATGTTACTTTGATTCATACAGAATTCTCTGGGTTTTAAAATTTGGAATAATGCAAGAAAGCAACTCAAcacaatatataacataggtctggtcattttaatgtggaaacgTTACATATTGagcttttaataaataacaaactgctcagtttaatctttaaaaactgaatttaacCCTTTTAAATCACATCGCTGCTCATATTGTGCACCAATTCAACAATATAtgctaaaaaatacaaaaacatccATTTCTTTGTATCATTATATTAAAATctaatcatgttttcttcctgtaagATAAAGTGTAACATGTGCAGGCTTGAATCAACCAATTTAAACCATTAATTTAATGACATCCACCCACCAGTCAATCAGCACAGAGATAAGATTCATTAGGACACGCCCACTTTTCAACATTCAAATCAACTTCCTCCCAACGTTATGTCCCgcctgtctgtcctgtttcacTTGATAATACATCATGATATGGAGGTCAGATCTTCTCTAACCGCTGTTCCATCCGGACTTTAAACCATCTCGTTCTACTTACAAAGCGGTTTTCTTTGCCTTTGGCGTCTTTGCAGGTCTTTACGAGGGCCTTCTCGATGTCTGCGCTGTTGAAGTTTACGTTGTTGTCCTTTAGTGACTGGTAAAACTTGTCCAGGAAGCTCATGCACACTGAAAcgaaacagaaaacacacatcaaacGACGTTCCAGAGGAAGATACTGAACCGGATATTATCCTGAGAAATTATCTCAAACACATTAGATTAAACAGAACTGATCCACAATGAAGCCAAATATGTACAAATACATGGACGAGTGATTATTTCATGTCTAATCAACAAACACATTCTGCTTACTGCAGCAGAATATAAACAGACTTTTCTGAAAAGTGGCTGCAGATTCGTTCATTTGACGATTAatttgattagttgattgacagaaaacaaagtgcttTGCTTTGAATTGCTTCCATCCTCTCAAAAGCATGTAGgataatacatataatatatataaatatattccatgttagagcagcatgttactgttgtagctgctggaggtggagctagtttacactactttatatacagttagctagtttagtccagtggttcccaacctaggggtcgggtccctccaaagggtcagcagataaatctgaggggtcgtgagatgattaatgggagaggaaaggagaaaaaacaaagttctgatacacaaatctgttttcagttttttggactttttctctaatctttgatttttgctgaaatattggatcatttgaacatttattgaaatgaaagcatgtgagaagtttagagggaaaaatcactatttggtggagctgttaacaactcatagacatgtgaaatgtgaccccgactacacactgctttttgtaagacgtcaaaagccaaaaaggttggaaaccactggtttcatctttaacaatgtgttgtattttaaaagcttgttatattatccattgtgtcaaatcttcatctgaaaagtaactaaagctgtcaaataaatgtagtggagtagaaagtacaatatttccctctgaaatgtagtggagtggaagtataaagtagcatcacatggaaatactcaagtacaagtatctcaaaactgtactg includes these proteins:
- the manf gene encoding mesencephalic astrocyte-derived neurotrophic factor; amino-acid sequence: MWRLSGLSMALALTLLPGPSGALKEGECEVCMSFLDKFYQSLKDNNVNFNSADIEKALVKTCKDAKGKENRFCYYIGATSDAATKIINEVSKPLSYHVPVEKICEKLKKKDGQICELKYDKQLDLTTVDLKKLKVKDLKKILEEWGESCKGCAEKSDFIRKITELMPKYAPAAARARTDL